The genomic segment CTACATCTAtaactctgcctgccacagctaatatgacagccttgcatattccaacagaaGGACCAAACAGGCATATCTAAAAAAAGCTTCATATGTAATATAGCGCAATGACATTGATattcagtctttaagcagaggctggacaaacacttgtcagggatgcgctagggctgatcctgcattaagcgggggttggactagatggcctgtaggaccccttccaactctatgataggCAGACTGCAATAAGTTCAGTCCTTTTGTTCTACCAGTGCAATCCTTATGTGTGTCTTAACCAGATGTCACCTCATTttctttggtttttgttttgtttttttgcttctcaatgtcctttcctctccctcttcatAGCCACACAAAGTAAGGGTATCTTTTCACCATCAGAGGCTACCCAAGAGCAGGGGAAGGAAATGGAAGAGCAGGAccaagaaggacctggaattggCATGAGAGTAAGGAAAGGCCCCCATCCCATCCAAGCTGAAAGTGGGATTGagttctgggaaagagctgtgccagagatcctggatCAAGACATTGTGAACTCCGATGTACATAGGCAACGCTTCCGACAGTTCTGTTACcatgaggccgatgggccccgaatggtttgcagccagctccatggactttgcaactaCTGGCTGCAGCCGGAGAggcacaccaagaagcagatcctggacctggtgatcctggaacagttcctggccatcctgccccaggaaatgcaacGCTGGGTCAGGGGatgtgggccggagaccagttcccaggcggtggccctggccgaaggtttcctcctgagtcaggcagaggagaagaggcaggcagagcaggtgaggggttTTCAGTTCACTCAATTCCAGCAACAGTCTTATCCTAAAGCTTCCTTGCCAGATACTGTAGAGAATTGACTAGGCTGGGGAAAAAACCATCCCCGATTCTTGCCCCGTGGTTGAAGCAGTTCTGCTGGTCGATGCAGGGGTGAGGAgtctgggagtggggcaggatccatCTCGGCCTGTCCCATTCCTTCCCTTACCTGTCTCCCTTCCTGCTGTTTCAGATGCGGGGACCCTCTGTGAAGATGGAAGCTAAGTTCTCTGAGGCGGAGGGGGCTCTGTTGAAGGAGTGGCAGGGGGCGCAGGGCCAGGAGTGTGCCCAAGATGGCCTCTCCCATGGTAAGGGTGCCTTTTGCCTAGATGGGACTGGGGCACATTGTGAAGTTGTTGGCTAAGTTTAGGACAGGTGAAAAAATAAATACTTCTGCACACAACGAGTGGATGTCTGGCTCTGGGAgaaaggatgtggtgatggccgttcacttgaagggggattgaacataagaacataagaaaggccctgctggatcagaccaaggcccatcaagtccagcagtctgttcacacagtggccaaccaggtgcctctaggaagcccccaaacaagacgacttcagaagcaccatcctgcctgattGGAGAGATTCATGGAGGGCAATTCCATTTTTATTCACATTAATGAAAATATTTCTATCTCACCTTCTTCTGTTTGATGGACTTTAGATGGCTTGTAAAAGGAAAGGTAGACTAATCTGGGCGTAGCCATTAgctaccatgaataaatggaacctccatgttctgaggcagcatacctctgaaaACCTGGTGCTAGGGGCTAATAATTAGGCTTCTGTGCCTTCTTTCCAAGGACATCTGGTGGGCCACAATCAGAAACAGGATATGGGATTAGGGACTCCAGGCCCGTGTCCAGCACCCCATGAGCTAAAGTTTGGGGCATGGGGTGCATGTGATGTCTCGTCTGGCCGAAAACCTGACACGGATGCTCTGGAAACCCATTAGTATAACTCTAGATTTTCCAGAGCATTGACTGATGTGCTAAAATCACATCTGAGTTTTCGGCTGgatgcaacatcatttctggcccCCTTTCATTCTCCTGTCAATCTCAACACAGGAGACATGTAAGGGCCCAGCCAGGGGGAGAATGAATGCCTGTTCCTGAATTAAGGGGCCCTTTAGTCTGATTCAGTGGTCACCTTTTAGGCTCCTGAGTTAACAGGGCATTAATCAACTCTCACAGAAGTCTGAAAGGTAGGAACCTGATGcttctcttctgcctctcccacAGTTTACTAAAAAGCATCACAAGTTCTGTTGAGTGTACATAGAGCAAGGTTTCACAGCCCTGGGTGTGTGAAGCAGGagtcaaacaagcaaacaaaatagGAAGGCTAAGCTAACACTCTCCCTACtaattttttctcccttgcaggcagtggGGAGACATTGTTGAGCCTTCAGTTTGGCATATAtgtggaaacagctgctgcacCCCTAGTCCAGGTAGGAGAGATGAGAGGGAAACAGCCTGGGATGCTCCTTCTTTCTCAGGggggcttttgctcctgctgtcTGAGTGAGAGAGGTTCTGAATGCCCCTCCCATTACCCATGCCAAGccctccatcctgcaccctcccagaatgccccaaGTGTATTTTCTGCCTGGCGTGATCCCTGaggagggaatctgctttttctttcagtgtcccttttcctttgaggaggtggccgtgtatttcactgaggcagagtgggccctgctggatccaggccaaagagctctctacagggaagtcatgctggagaactatggaagcgtggcctctctgggtaaggaaatTTCACAGGTGCCAAAGGTGTGAATTGCTGCCATTGGGATCATGCATGAATTAAAATCTTGACCAGCAGTACATTGTTTTGAGCCCTGCCTCACTACTTGCCTCCCCTGGGGGCCTCAAGGTCTTGGAGTGGTTACGAAAGTGATGTTCAGCATAGCTGGGAAGAGCGACCCGAACTGCCTGGCTGGCCTAGGGTCAACTGAAGCCGTGTCAACCATTACAACATGCCTTTCCCCCAGGTGAGATTATGGTCATTCTCTTTGACTGTGATCTGGAATGGATCTGTTCTCCTTACAATGGCTGGGGCTTTCATCTTGACCATGTTTCCATCCTTCCAGAAGAAATTTTCCTCTTCCTTGGATGTCTTTATTCTCGATATAAGaatcatgttcttatgttcatcacttctctctctttctgtgccaAAGAAATTGGGAATATAAGAGAGACTCTAGCAGAGACTGACGAAAGCCTTGCATCTAAAAGAGGGGTGGAGAGTTTCTCAAGAGGATTTCAAGAGAGTATTTTCTTCCCAGATGAGCTGGCTGCAAATAGGTATCCTTCATGGTTACATCTAGGGAACAGGCAAACATAGCCATGAAGGATTTCTGGTTCACTTCTTAACAACTCTTGGTATTGTAGAATTATAAAGCCTGCTGGATTCTGAGGGAGGCCTGGGGCCTGAAATCTGGGAGgcttggaagctgctttggggttAAGCTCAGCTTTGGCTTTTGAGGGTCTGCAGTATCCTTAAATACTATATATTCTAGAGGAAGGGGTTGGTAACTTGAAAATACCCCTACTGGATGAAGACAAAGACTAATTTCCTGTTTTCTAGAGTTGGTAGCTAGGAGTCCCCCATTTGGTGCCCGTGGACATCATGGTGCCTGCCAAacttttctggcgcccaccaaatgtttttagaaaattGGTGGAGCTAGATAGGGCTcttccccagcaaggcttctgattgactattgaacattTGATTGTCTGTACAGACgttttaaaatgttgctctgACAGTTGCCATCAAAGCACAAGAATCTACACTGTGCTACTGAAGttcagctgtggcaatcattttgtggatgATTCCACattctgtggcaaccattttgcttctgtgcccaccatgccatgtcagaattccagggGAAAAGGGAGTTATTAAGAACAGCCTGATGAATGGGGCCAAAGCCCCATCAGTAGTCACCAAGATGACTTCAGGCCTTACCTGCCCCACCAACAACTGGCACCTCTTTAAAAAATGATGGGAGTTCCCTTAGAACTTTGGGGTTTGTTGGGTGAGTTCCTGCTCCCACAACCCCAGGAAATATGTGTGGTGGGAGGCTGAAACCTACCCGCACATTGCTGTTGTCACACCAGGATGAAAACTCTGTATAGTCAAAGGCTTATATATTATGATATTTAGTCATCAGAAGACCTGCATAGCAAGTCAAATGTGAAGGGTGTTGGCCGATTCATTCCCACTTTGTTCCTTAAAGTACATATTGGGAAGTTTGGTGAAGAGAGGGATAGTCAGAACATCACTAGAGGAGGATCTTGTCAATGAAAAGTGTTGACCAACAGCTCAAGGTGAGTGGAGGGGAGAGAGTATCTCTGACAAAGGCCACAAAATGCACACCCATCAATCAAGAGAACCTGATTTGTGGCTTATATCCTTGCATGAGTGCTGATTGGATCTCTCTCTTGATTTCAACAGAAGTTGTCGAGGAGATGGTTGGCGAATTCCAGGGGTTCTCGTTGGAAAGAAACAAGGGACAAAAGTCTGAACATAAGTTCAGGGATCAAGATGGaccagagaggaaggaaggaagccatgGAGAGAAGATGAGCAAAAACCCCATTCCCTGCCAAGTCGGAGATTTCCATGAAGTAATTCCAAAAGTGGAGAAGACATACGAATGGTTGGACTGGGGACTGAATTTCTCAGCTCAAACTCAATATGATATTGATTTGCAAGAGCACCATGAAAAGAAGGCTCATAATTGCTTCCAGTGTGAAAAGAGCTTCGTTTCTGAAGAGGCGCTCATGAgacaccagagaatccatataggagaGAAACTGTATTGCTGCTCAAACTGTGGCAAGAGGTTCTCAGAGAATTCAAACCTTATTCAACACCAGAGAGAGAGTTCCCACTGTTCAGGAGGGAAGACATTCATCTGCTTAGAGAGTGGGAACAATTTCTCTGATGGGAAGGTAGATGAATCACAGAAGAAATCACAGCTCCTTTTGCAGCAAATAAGCCACCCAGTGGAGAAATCTGTTGAACGCTCACAATGTGCAAAGAGATTCAAACAGAATATctgtcttcaacagcatctaagaacccaaacaggtgagaaaccttttgagtgctcagagtgtggaaagagattccatAACAGGGTTCTTCTTCGCtatcatctaagaacccacacaggggagaaaccttatgaatgctcagagtgtggaaagagcttcagctGGAGaggcaatcttcaaaagcatctaagaagccacacaggggagaaaccttttgaatgctctgagtgtggaaagagattcactgAAAGTCACAGTCTTCagcggcatctaagaacccacccAGGGGCgaaaccttttgagtgctcagtgTGTGGAGAGAGATTCAGACAAAGGGGCCATCTTCAAATGCATCGAAGAATCCACACCGGAGAGACACCTTTTGAATATTCAGAGTATGGagagagattcagtcacagtgccagtcttcaactgcatcaaagaaAGCATAAAGGGGAGAaagcttttgaatgctctgagtgtggaaagagtttcaatCACAGTAGCAgccttcaaaggcatcaaagaacacatacaggggaaaaaccttttgaatgctctgagtgtggaaagagattcagtcaaagtagcaatcttcaactgcatcaaagaacacacacaggggagaaaccttttgaatgctcagagtgtggaaagagattcagtcacagtggcagtcttcaacagcatcaaagaacacacacaggggagaaaccttttgagtgctcagtgtgtggaaatagattcagtcacagtggcaatcttcatcttcatcaaagagcccacacaggggagaagccttttgaatgctcagtgtgtggaaagagattcggtCAACGTGGACaccttcaaaggcatcaaagaatccacacaggggacaaaccttttgaatgctatgtgtgtggaaagagattcagtaacagtagcaatcttcaaaggcatcaaaaaacacacacaggggagaaaccttttgaatgctctgagtgtggaaagagattcagtcacagtagcaatcttcaactgcatcaaagaacacacacaggggagaaaccttttgaatgctctgagtgtggaaagagattcagtcacagttgcagtcttcaactgcatcaaagaacacacacaggggagaaaccttttgaatgctcagagtgtggaaagagattcagtcacagttgcagttttcaacagcatcaaagaacacacacaggggagaaaccttttgagtgctcagtgtgtggaaagagattcagtcagagtggccatcttcatcttcatcaaagagcccacacaggggagaaaccttttgggtgcttagagtgtggaaagagattcagtcacagtggacaccttcaaaggcatcaaagaacccacacaggggagaaatcttttgagtgctcagtgtgtggaaagagattcagtcacagtggacaccttcaaaggcatcaaagaacccacacaggggagaaagcctatcagtgctcagagtgtggaaagagattcagtcggaagGGCAGTCTTCAAaatcatcaaagaacccacacagtgGAGACACCtgttgaatgc from the Euleptes europaea isolate rEulEur1 chromosome 1, rEulEur1.hap1, whole genome shotgun sequence genome contains:
- the LOC130486578 gene encoding zinc finger protein 239-like translates to MVVPRTGSIAKQVQTKSITFCWNSNLQLHQRTHTGEKPFECSECGKRFSHSGSLQQHQRTHTGEKPFECSVCGNRFSHSGNLHLHQRAHTGEKPFECSVCGKRFGQRGHLQRHQRIHTGDKPFECYVCGKRFSNSSNLQRHQKTHTGEKPFECSECGKRFSHSSNLQLHQRTHTGEKPFECSECGKRFSHSCSLQLHQRTHTGEKPFECSECGKRFSHSCSFQQHQRTHTGEKPFECSVCGKRFSQSGHLHLHQRAHTGEKPFGCLECGKRFSHSGHLQRHQRTHTGEKSFECSVCGKRFSHSGHLQRHQRTHTGEKAYQCSECGKRFSRKGSLQNHQRTHTVETPVECSEC